Below is a genomic region from Rhinolophus sinicus isolate RSC01 linkage group LG11, ASM3656204v1, whole genome shotgun sequence.
GTGTGTCCCCCCCAGGTGTGGAGAGGTTACCTACAGAGGAAACGCACTCAGCAAGACCGGCAAATGGAGATGGAATTCATCGGCATGGTGAGTCCCTCCTGGCCCAGGCGGCCCGGGGCTGGCCAGTGCCTGGGGCCGCCTCCTCATCTTTTCCCTCTGTGCCCCaccccagagcccagccctgTCCAGTCTCTCACTGCCCACCACTCAGGACTGTGGTGGGCATGATGCAGGGAGGCAGGCTGGCACCAGGGGACCCTGAGGGATGCTTCAGGGTTTGGTTGAGAAAGAGGGGGCAGGACCGAAGGCTACTGCCAAGCCACGCCCCTTCCCATCCCTCCCGCTCCTAGAGCCCTGAGAAGGATCTCAAGTGTTAAGTGCAGGGTGAGGGATGGTAGCACGAGCATCCTGGGCCCCACATCTGTGCCCCGGGCTGGAGGAGAGGCTGTATGGGTGGGCCCAGCAGTGGGAGGAGGTTCaggccagggggaggggaggctcttACAGCCTCCGGGAGAACCACAGGGGTGGGGCAAGTTGGGATGGGGCAACCCATCACACCAGAGCATTTTGGGGGCCATGGGCTCCCCATTTGCTCTGGGGGCCCCAGACTCACTTCGGCCCTGCGTTCAGGGGTCAGGGAGTAGTGTGAACAACACGAGgagtgtgcgtgtgcatgtgggGGAGTGTGGGTGGTAAGAGGGgcagacgggggtgggggtgggggtgcacagGAGGTGAAAAGGCCCGCTCATTCCCTGAATCTGTCTGTCCTCTGCTCTCCGATCCTTCCTTCATCCAGCTGGTCTCCACTGACTTAGGAATGGAAGGGCGACAGGGATGAGGGACATGACCCCTGGCAGGGGCtttgcagtgggcagagcccatGGAGGCCTGGCTGAtaaagggggttggggaggggactGAGGGCGGGCAAAGGATTGGAGACCAGGGCTGGGATGGCTACTCTAGGAGCCTTGGGGACATCAGAATGAGAGAGGGGCCAGGGGTCCTACCTGAGAGTGGGTGTTGGGAGGCTGGAGCTGGACGCTAGGAGGCCAGCGGCGGGCCTTggcggggaggggcaggggcgcCTGGCATGGCAGTGGGTGAGGAATGAGCCTGGCCTCCCGGCCCATCAACAGTGTGAGCTCAGCGTTTTCAGTAATTGTCTCTGCGCGgagtgatatttaaaatacatttgggaGCCAATGAGGCGGGAAAGTGGCTGCTAGCACCGCTGCCAACACGGAGCGGGgcgggggtgtgggtgggggctggggccgGAGGCTCACAGGGGAGGGTGTGCTGAGGGAGCGAGCAGGGGGGCCAGCCCGGATGCATCTAGCAAACTCATTATCAGAGTAATTTACACAGACGAGTTTCGGCTCCAAACACAATTTCTCCTGATGTAGGCATGCCCGTTGTTCCGTGTGGGTGTGTATGCGAGGCCTCGTGTGCGCCGTGTGTTGGAAATGAGTGGGGGGCAGGTGTGCGTGCCTGAGGCCGGGTCCCacttccccactcccactcctgaGTGCCTCAGCCTCCTCCCGACTTCCCCAGCTCCCCTCGCGCGGGCACGTGGAATCCTTGGGCACCGTGTCCCAGGCCTGCCCCACGGAGGATGCCGCCAGGCTCCGccagatggagaaagaggaggcGTTCCAGGTGGCGCTGGTGAAGACCCGAGACTCACTCAAAGACATCGAGGGGCCCGTCATGAAGGAGCAAATGAAGGAGCAGATCCGACAGTGGTTTATTGAGTGCCAGTCAGTGTCCCAGCCTCGGAGGACTCAGCCCTCCACCCCTTTCCGTCCTCACCTGTGTCCTCACACCTCCTCTCCTCTGATCCAGAATGTACCCTTTTCTCCACTCACCCCATCCCCCCGACACACTGCTAACACATTCGGTTTAAACCTGGGGCCCCCAACCTGTAGGACCATCTCCACACATGACTTCCCGTCTCCCCAGATGGAAGAGAAAACGGCAGAATAAGATGGAAAGAGAATCCAGGAATGTCCCCTGACTCATCTGTCCTTTCTGTTCTGAAACTAtctgtttcttccctctccccctcaaTCTCCCTGGTCCTATATCTTTGCccgtatttctctctctctctccatctatccatccatccacccacccctccagctacccatccatctgtccatctgtctgtccaccCACATGTCCATCTCTCTGACCATCTTATGTTCACTTAGTGCCCTTACTGGCCGGTTCCCTGATTATCCAGATGAGTCTTCAGGTGGATCCTACCTGATCTTTGCAGACAAGACTCCAGAACAGGTACCCTGGAGGTGGAGGCAGGAGACTTTCTGTGGCTGATGGAGTCTGAGGTTGCAGAGTACTGAGTATAAGCTGAGGATGGCAGTGGGTGGAGGCAGGGGTGTTGGAAGAAGTCATGTAGTTAGCAAGACTTGGGCGGGAGGAGGGTACCTGTGTCTGGAGAAGGCATCCTTGGCCAGGGAGAGGAACTGTCTGGTGACACTATTGTGGCTGCAGAAGCCTGTGGGCCAGGAAAGAGCGGCAGCTCTGATTGGAACACTCCGTCACTGGTGCCCCTCTTCCTGGCCCCCAGTGAAATCCCTGGACATTCAGCCATCTGGACCTACCAGTTCCCCTAGGCTCTGGGGACCCTCACTCTACCCCAGCCACATGCCCTGGGTTCTCTGGTTTCTGTAAAATCCCCTTGATCTTCATTTCAATGTCTCTTATCCTGGATCACAGGTGAAAATGGAACTGGACATGCAAAACCAGGAGAgcaaaaaaaagaaccaagagaaaaataaggaaaaagaaaaggagaaaaaagaaaagaagaagaagaaagggaaggaaaaaaagaccagGATAGAGGTAAGGCAGCTCCTGGACGTGAGGACCAAGTGGGCAGAGACAGCAAAGTCTGAGGGGATTCTGGTGGGAAGGCTGGTCTGGGTGAGAACTGGGGTCAGAGTTTATGATTGACGGAGGTAAGGGGGTCGAAGTCAAAGGATGTTTCTATTCTAGGAAGAAGACACAATGCTGAAAGTGTTGCCATCCAAATTTATACCCATGATTCATGCTGGACATGAGGAGTATAAAAGTAAGAGGGGAGAAGCCTGGGAAGGTGTCCAGGCCTTGTGGGGCCTTAGGGGGACATTCGGTCCTGGGGAAAGTGGACATCTACCACGTAGATCATGAGGTGGCAATGTGGGTGTGTAGCCCAAAGGAAAATGCcaaaggggaagggggtgggcgGCGTTACAGGCTTGGGTCTGAATCCTGCAGTCACAGGCTTTGGGATCAGGCCTCTTTCTGTGGTCTGGGGAGAAGCAGTGGCAGGCAGCCAGGTGAGGAAAGGGGGACCAGCCTGGGTGAGGCTCTTGGCCCATGTGCGTGAGCAGGTGTGTGAGTACACCTGGGACTCTGACCTCCACTTGTCTGTCCATCTCTCCGCACTCAGATCTGTGGAAGAACCCATATGACAGCGTACACCCTGGTCAGAGTTTTGACCCTGAGACCCTCCGGGTGGCGAAGAGGAAGGAAGTGGAGCAGGAGCTCCGGATACAGGTGGGCGTACTGGCTCAGAGCTTCGCTGCAGAGCCCCTCTTCCCACCAGGGCCTCCAGCTGCTTCCGGCTCTGTCCTCGCTCCTCACGTCCCCAGTCTGTCCATTCCCTACTGCATTCTCTAGGCACTGCCTTCCCTATGTGGTCCATCCTGGTCCATCTCGGTCCCCACTGTCCTCTGCCCCGCCCGCATCCCTCTTTCCCCCCGGGTGGAGATGTGGCCTGGAGGTGAGGGAATAGAAGGTGCTCTGAGCCGAGGTCACACCCCCCATCATCTCACCAACGCTTAGAAGAGCTCCTGCGAAGTGTCCCGCCCCGGTGCCAGGTACCTTAGAAACATTAGATCACGTGACCTTGTCAACAACCCCTGAGGTACACACGGTGATTTTCCTGATGTTAAACAGGAGAAAACTGACACTAAGAGGCCGTGCAATTACTCAGGGTCACACAGAGTCTAAAGGGTGGGTCTGGGGCTTCAAATGAAAGCTGGTTGACTCCATCCTGGGGGCTTCTCCCCACAACGCTGCCAGTTGAGAGCAAGGCTCATGCAGAGCAGGGTGTGGATTAAGATTGGGCATGGACGGGGGCAGGGACCAGGGAGAAACACCACGACTGAGGGTTCTAAAAGAACACCTGGGCAGGTAGGTGGCCACCTGCTGCCTTCCCTGGGCTCGGCTGGCTCCGCCCAGAGGCTCCTGTCCTCTTCTCCACCCCCCGTTtgtccccacctctcccacctaacctccccagcccctggctgccCCACTGCTCTCTCTGCTGTCTCCCTAGGTGGATGAGCTGATGCGTCAAGAGCTAAAGAACCTGCGCCTGGCTGTGGGCAGGGAGGTCGGGAGACCCTTGAAATTTCCAAAGGTAAGATGAGGGGCTTGGACTGGGACCGGAGAGGGTACACAGTGGGCGAGGTGCGGAACAGACGGCAATTTCCTATGTGCTTGTTTCCAACCAGAAAAATACTGAGAAGAAAGctgggaagaagaaggaaaaagatctGACATCAGACAGGTAGTAGACCTTCCACCTCATGGTGGGCAGTGGAGCAAGCCCTGACCCAGGACAGATCCGGCTGCTAGTCCTGGCTctgttgctgtgtgaccttgggaaagtcacttaacctctctgactcCCTGTCCTCATTAACCAAGCACCTCCCCTGCCAAACTCACAAGATAGCTGTGAGGATCAAATAGAGACATAAGAAAGTGGATTGAAAATGGTGATGCAGAATAAGATGTGAGTGGAGTGTTGTTCTAAACGCTCCCTGGTCTCTGTTCCTCCTCCAATCAGCTCTGCCCCCTCCAGAGCCATCTCCCCCTGGCCTTCCCACTTTGAGGTGTTGGAGAACTTGTCAGTGGTCCCTTTCTACTCACTCCTCTGGGGAAGCGAGTCATGCACATATTGACGTTAGCTGCTTTAACAGCCACCCCTCCTAGAGCGTGTAACACCTTAAATGTGGTTTCTAGGAAGAGGGCAATATGTCACCCAAATGACTGGGTTTCTGGTGGTGGAACTTTGGGCCGTGAGCAGGCTGAGGAAAGTTGTATCTCAGAGGGCGCTGGCCCTTCTCACACCCTTGTGACCCACAGAGCACCTGCTGTGGGCAGAATGCGTCCTGGACCAGTGGGTTGGCACCGCGCCTCCTGACGCTGGCTGTCCAgtggcactattgatatttttacCCACAGGGTGTTGGGCAGGAGGGCTCCTGAACCCCCTTTCCTCATGCCTGTGGCGCTCATCTCTGTCTCCATATCCTTTCGTCCTCGGGGGTCCCCTGCACCATCTTCTGCCAGGTCCGTGGACTCTCTGTTTGAAGAGCTCATTACTTTGGACCTTCTAAAGAAGAGCGAGACCGTGGCATTGAAAGACTATGTGGGtgagacccccccaccccagcgtAGGCTCCCAGGCTGAGGCACGGTGCCAAGGCCCCCGGCCACAGCCTTCCTGGTGGCCAAGTGACACCCTCTGGAGTGAACCTTCTCCTGTGTGGCTCTCTTTCCTGGCCCGGCCAAATGGGTCCCACTCACCAGGTGGCCATCTGTCCCCCAGGTGACTGCCTCTATCTTGGATCCACTCTGAGTTTGGCCAAGAAGCTGCCCATGCCTTCCCTGTTTGACATACGACAGAACATGGCCTTGTACGGGGTCCTTCGGCTCGGTGAGACTCCCTGTGGGAGAGAAGTCTGGGAGGCTGAGGCGGGCATGTCCCCGGTGCCAGGACCCAGTGGTGGACTCTTCCAGTCCCTGCTCAATCTCAAGTGACATCTCGTCTCTGTCCCATTCCCAGAAGACTGGGATCTTTCTGAAGCGGTTGGTCCCACACCCTTTAATTGCACCCCTTCTCGATGCAGGGGTGAAAACAGGTGGCATGGGAAACGGAAAGGGCAGTGGAAGGGGCAGAGAGCTCCCTCCTGACACCCATGTATAGTTGTCGTGACTGCTGAGCCATTGGGAGGTCTCTAGGCTGCCCCTGTCGCCTTGCTTTCCTGGGGACTCCTCAGGTGTCGGGAAAACAGTGCAGCCAGGCTCTGAACCTCATCCGACCCAGCCCCCGGCCTTTGGCCTCGCCTTACACAGCGTCCCACCCCGGTTCCCCTGCCGGCCCACTGTCTGCCTCTGGGCCCTGCTTCCTCTCTCAGGCTCCTCAGATATACACTCCATGGCTCCCCTCATCCGCTCCATCCTCCTGGTGGGCCCCTCCGGCATGGGGAAGAAGATGCTGGTCAAGGCTGTGTGCACAGAAACCGGTGCCAACCTGTTTGATCTGTCGCCTGGCAACCTGCAGGGCAAATACCCTGGCAAGACCGGGGTGCAGATGATAGTGCATATAGTATTTAAGGTTTGGCATTTCTAGTTCTCAGACTGCGACAACAGAGCAGGGTGGGCTTTATGCTCAGCAGGTCACCCATCTGCCTAGTTGGTGTGACTTCAGGAGCTGGGAGGTCCTCACCAAGCCCTGCTAAGAGCTTGTGGACACCTGGAGCCCCAGTgatgggggaggtgggtggaAGTGGGGAGGAAAAACAAGGCTGAAGATGCAGCTGGCCTCCCGCACTCCTCAGGGAGGGGAGGGACGCTGTTCACATGGGTGCGATGGGTGTGCAAAAGGGCTGGCAGGTGAGGTGGGCAGGAAGTGGGGAGTGGAGGTGGAGCTCCGAGGCTGCCACTGCCCGAGGCCGGCCCTGACCCTGGCTTGGACCAGATGGGGAGGGGGGGTGAGCCTTGCCCACGGATGTCTAACGTCAGGTTTCTATTCTCTGACCTGCCCAGGTGGCTCGACTCCTGCAGCCGTCTGTGATCTGGATTGGGAATGCTgagaaaaatttttataagaCAGTCCCAACAGAAGAGCAGGAGGTGAGGGAGTGTGGCCGTGCAGCACGAGCCCGTGGCGAGCCACGTCACACCTCACCCACTGCTGCAGTCTGCCTCTCAGGCTGGGCAGGGACCCCGAGAACATGGAAACCCATCTGATAAGTCACGGTGTCCTGAGCCCACcaaccctccctccccagagCAGATGGACCCAAAGCGAATAAAAAACGACCTCACCAAGGCCCTGCGTCTGCTGAGTCCTGGAGACCGCGTGCTGCTAATAGGAACCACGGAGCGGCCCCAGCTGGCCGAGATGAAGGGGCTGTGCCAGACCTACGAGCGGGTCATCTTCATGCCACGGCCTGATTACGCGTCTCGCTACGGTGAGGCCCTGGGATGCAGGGACAGGCCGGGGAAGGGGTGCAGGGACCACCGCTGCCaaagcctccccaccccccaccactgcTCTGAGCAGTACCACCACGGCCAGATGCTCTGGAAGGGCAGCGACACAAATGGCCCAGTGCCCTGGGTGCTGGCCTGGTTCTGTGGACACAGGCAGGCCACCTAAGTCCTTGGTGCCTCATTTCCTTGCGTTGAGTGGGGGCGGGTGACCCTACTTTCCTGGAGGAGTGGTGATGCTGAACCTAGAGACACTCGCTCTCCAGAAGCACACGGCTCGTTTCAGGCACAGGTGGCGGCATCCACTGCCTCTCCCCGCCTCACGTCTTCCCCCAAACCTGCAGTGCTCTGGAAGCGGATGCTGGAGGCCCAGGGGGTCCAGGTGACCCAGAGCCTGGACATCAGTGCCCTGGCCAAGGTGTCCGAAGGCTACACCGCTGGCCACATTCTCAAAGCCATCCAGTCGGTGCTGACCGAGCAGCGGCTCCTACGGCTGGCCAGGCGGCCCCTGGTGGCCTCAGAGTTCCTGGGTCATCTGGCGAAGCTGGAGCCAGTgtacgaggaggaggaggagtccctgagggtgaggctgggggtgggggagccaaGGGGGAGGGGCCGTGGGCCCGCCCCAACCAGGGAGTCAGCCCTCTGAAGCCCCAGGTGCCCAGCACACCGTGGCCCCCTCTCTCTGCTGCCCCATGGAGATCGTTCAGCCTGGAGGGCACCAAGAGGTCACAGGGAAGGACATGTAGGCAGGACCAGCCCACCTGGTTTCCTTGAGGGTGGGAGCCTGAAGGCCTCACCTGTGTATTGGGAGCCCTTGGTTGCTTCTGGCACCAGCTGCCACTCACTTCCTCACCTTGAGTCAGTGGCCACCCCCAGGGTGGAGGGATGGCTGCAGGGGGGAGTGGGACACACTTGCCCCTGACAGTGGCTGACACTGGAGCCCGGAGCATATGATGTGAGCAATAGAAACCACGGCTCTAGCAGGATACTGGCCGGGGGAGGAGAAAAGGCTACTGAGGACACAGAGCCATAAAAATgggaggcagagcccagggccacgtcccctcctcttcctctgacCCAGGACTGGTACTTCAGCACCCCGCTGGgcaagaaaatgatgaaatttatGAAGGACCAGGAGGCCCAGGAGGCCAGGCtggtgaaggagaagaaaaaacgGAAGTGACAGATGAGGCTGAGCGCCCGAAAGTTGCAGAGGGACTGGGCAGCCCTCCATGGGCAAAGGGGCCAGAGAGCAGAGGCATAAACGCCCAGGTGGCTTGGGGACCAGCTTTCTTCGTTCATCTCTGTGCTTCTGCCCCTTGTGCTGTGTCCCTGCCCGTGCCCAGCCTccacctctcaccccacccctcccagaccTCTGACCCCCCCACACCCCGTTTCTTCATCTCCTGTCATGCTCCTGTCCTGGCTCCCCACTCCCTTTCCTCCTTGATGTATGTAAGGGAGGAAAAtaggaagagcagagagagggagagaggagaatgggaGAAGGAAGGTCTCGGTAAgtagagaaaagggggaaagcaGGAGTCTGGAGGTCCTGCCACATTTGGCACTGACGCGTGTGGTCTGCATACTCCTTTCCTGTGTCTGCGCCCCgtgccctcatctgtaaagtgaggagaGGTTGGACCAGCCAATCTCCAAGGTCCCTTCTATGCTGGGGTTGGATTATTCCTGCAAAGGTGTCTGGGAGTCAgggaggtggtggggtggggaggagaaagggtgTGAGGAGATGGTGGCATTTGTGGCTGGAGCAGGGGTTGTTAGTAGACTCATTGCCTTCTCTGAGTGGGCTTCACCTCTTTCCTCTGGAGATGGCCTCCCCTCCAACTGACCAAGCTCTGCCCTCCATCCTTTAACCTGAGCCTGGCCCCAGGGGGCTGAGTGGGACGCAGCTCTTGTCCCTGGATGGATGTCCATCTGTGGGTCCCCCGTGTGGGGAGAGAAGAGCTGGGTGGGGGGCTGGAGTCAGGAAACTGGGAGCAGGGACAACCGTGACGCCACCAAGGGCTGGGGGCCCTGGGGTTTTCCCAGAAGACGCAAAGCGTATGTGAGTAAAGGTAAGGTGTGTTTCGCAGGCCATAAAGGTGGTGAGAACCAGGTATGGGGAGACCACGGGGGCGGAGCAAGCCCAGAGCTGCTCCTGGGCAGCTGGGGCTTAGCTGAGCCCAGTGGCGGGTTTGagtttttttctgccttttttcatGTTATCTCCCCAAATGAAAGTAGTCTTATTATGCAGATGTGCCTCCATGGGTAgagtctcttcttccttcccattttctAGCTGAGAAGCCCCCTAACCATGGCAGGTACAGGGGACACCCAGGGAGATGGGGGTCAGCCTCCAGGATGGGGGGCTGAGGATTCTATTGCTGCCTTGGGGAGCTGTATTCCCCTGGGTAGAGTCTGTCTTCCTAAGAACCCCTGGAGGGGATTCCTCATGGAGGAGGCCTTCTCTGCCATTTGTCACTACTGCGAACCCCTCCTTAGGTTTGGGAGGGTAAAGGTGTGGGGCTAATTGGGACATCTGGGAGGATAGGAACAATTCTAGGcgcccccctgccctccccctgggATCAGAGCACAGGCTGCTGAGGCCTCTTAGTggagtaaagggatgaaaaagacTGAGGAGTGGCAGCTGGAGAGCCCCAGCCCACGCACTTCTAGTCCCTGCTCTGCAACAAGTGGTCACACCTGCGCAATCACATCCCACCCCTGGGctcattttccttttgcctgTGAAGCTGTGATTGGTGCCACCATCTGGGTGGTCCCTCAACCCTGCTGCGGACCACTGGGGGGGGGGTAAAGCTCTGGGCCGAGGGCTCCATGTTCCCTCAGTCTGCAGGCTCCTCCCTGGTTCCCAGCGCCAGCCTGAGGGCTCATTCCCTGGGAATGACAGCGAGGGCAGTCAGGGCTATTTACGGCTTGGCTCTCCCGCCCCTCCCACCCTGGGCCTTGCTAGGGCCCAGCACCCACATGCTGGCATTGCCCTGAGTCCTGCTTCTTTGGCTCTCCCTCCCTGAAACTGGCCATGCCAGGGAGAAGGCGCTCCCTTCCCCACTTGGGACACCGTCTGGGGTGCTTCCCCGCGGCCCCTGCCTGCCGAGTCTGGGGGCCTCAGCGCTGCCCAGCCTGGGAGCCCCCCCGGGCGTCACCACTGCTGTGCCGTGACATGGCCCTGCAGAATGCCCTGTACACTGGGGACCTGGCGAGGCTGCTGGAGCTGTTCCCCCCGCACAGCTCAGCCGACCTGCTGCTGGAGAGCCGGGCGGCCGAGGCTCGCTGGAGCAGCCAGCAAAGGGGTAAGGGGCAGTGGGCGGGGGGATGGGGGGCTGAGGACCAGCTGGCCGCATCAGGCACAAAATGATGCGGAAGGAAGTGCTTGAGGAAAAGAAGACGCCCCTGGCAGcttctccctcaccccaaagCTTGCTTAAACCTTGGCCCAGGAGCGAAGTCATGTGGAGCTCAGAATAGCTCCTGGGAACCTTGTGGCCGGATCCGGCTCAGCTCGGGCTCCACTCAGGGACGCAGACACCCTCTCCCTCCATCTGTCTGTgtccctccttctttttctctctctgcttttggcccccacctctcctctctcccaccccccttcccacATGCTCACACTCTGCCGTCATGAGCTGGTCTCCAAAAGAGTGCAGGGGGCAGGAAGAACCCCTGGATGATAGACATGCCCTCTGTGCCAGGCTGGTGGAGGGGCCCAGCAGAGGGCCTGCAGAGCACCCGGAGTCTGGCCCGGGACCCATCGTCGCCTGCACGGCCTCGGGACCTGCCCTGGCCTTGTGGCAGGCAGTACTGGCCGGGGACGAGGGCTCTGTCTCCCGTATCCTCGCCGACTccagcacaggcctggcaccAGATTCCATCTTTGACACCAGCGACCCAGAGCGATGGAGGGACTTTCGCTTCAACATCCGAGCTCTGAGTACGGGCCAGGGGCCCTGGGTTCTGCGTGGGAGAGGGGAGGCTGCGATGGAGCTCTGGGCTCCCTCGTCCCAGCCTCTGCCCACCTCCCCGATTGCCTGGCAGCGCTCTGCCTCCCTCCAGGGTCTGAGGCCCATGTCCCCTCTCTCCCTAGGACTCTGGTCTCTGTCATACGAAGAGGAGCTGACCACCCCCCTGCACGTG
It encodes:
- the DRC11L gene encoding IQ and AAA domain-containing protein 1-like, which codes for MSEGAYQRLWDASHATLQELLDREQPLLEPVPKRDRQAFQHRLSSLYLRYLGLLRRFDTLYDRMVQPQKRRLLRRLLDSVAGRVLELKEELVRADLCETHCLDRVLQDLTLTPADLEVPIPRYFLLEQSSVLREQRLRVAQLLSRMGSVSLEPDFPAMHRTDAIILLQTAERARQGQLRATIMREIRKEEERDRKMREDGWHTFNQNQAAITIQKVWRGYLQRKRTQQDRQMEMEFIGMLPSRGHVESLGTVSQACPTEDAARLRQMEKEEAFQVALVKTRDSLKDIEGPVMKEQMKEQIRQWFIECHALTGRFPDYPDESSGGSYLIFADKTPEQVKMELDMQNQESKKKNQEKNKEKEKEKKEKKKKKGKEKKTRIEEEDTMLKVLPSKFIPMIHAGHEEYKNLWKNPYDSVHPGQSFDPETLRVAKRKEVEQELRIQVDELMRQELKNLRLAVGREVGRPLKFPKKNTEKKAGKKKEKDLTSDRSVDSLFEELITLDLLKKSETVALKDYVGDCLYLGSTLSLAKKLPMPSLFDIRQNMALYGVLRLGSSDIHSMAPLIRSILLVGPSGMGKKMLVKAVCTETGANLFDLSPGNLQGKYPGKTGVQMIVHIVFKVARLLQPSVIWIGNAEKNFYKTVPTEEQEMDPKRIKNDLTKALRLLSPGDRVLLIGTTERPQLAEMKGLCQTYERVIFMPRPDYASRYVLWKRMLEAQGVQVTQSLDISALAKVSEGYTAGHILKAIQSVLTEQRLLRLARRPLVASEFLGHLAKLEPVYEEEEESLRDWYFSTPLGKKMMKFMKDQEAQEARLVKEKKKRK